The Brassica napus cultivar Da-Ae chromosome A2 unlocalized genomic scaffold, Da-Ae chrA02_Random_4, whole genome shotgun sequence genomic sequence TGTTTTTAGAAGCGTGAGAACTTCCTAATTTAAGTTGAGGGCATAGAGGAATGTgtatgcaataaaaaaaatattttgttataataaaaataacggCAGGCTTTAATTGTTGTGTACGCAAAGATTATATGTATAAAGAAATCGaaacaaaaaactatttttgacATTGAAAGCTTCAGtctcacttatctccaaaagaAACGGACAAATTTTTGCAAGAGACCAGCTCGCGAATTTGCAATTTGATTTGATTGTCACGTGTCCAAAGTTGTTAAGACTGGTCAGTTAAACCGGTGGATAACTAACTGATTTGTTTCAGTTTGTATCACCGGTTATCTCGGTTCAATTCTTGGAGGAAAACTATCAATAAAACACACATTGTTATGGTTTACTTCTCGTATTTATACATTTCAATAAACCAAAGGGATGAACCCAATCTCTTTGGCCGGACCTATTCAAATAACACCAAAACCAGATCGTGTTATGTATTTAAAGGAGGGACGTGAACAGATGATCTCTCtaagcaaaataaaaaatgggtGTACTTGAAAACCTCTGGGACGACGTCGTGGCTGGTCCTCAACCTGAAGCCCGTGGCCGTGGCCATCTCAGGCGAATCTCCACCGGTTTGACTAGCCTGAACAATACGAAAGGTAAActgaaacatttaaaaatttgaGTATCATATTATGTTGTTCTCTAATTCTCTTGGTAAACAATACTACCGGTTTAACTAGCTTGAACAATACACTTAAATATACAATGATTCTTAGAAGCAACAATGGTGGGCGGATCAGCGTCTCTACCAGCGAGTCCGACTACCCCGGCCACACCAGGATCTGGCCGGAAAGTGGATGTGTGGAGAAGTGTATTTCATCCAGCAAGTAATGTGACCACAAGGGAGATTGGTGCTAATGTCTTTGATAAACCTTCTCATCCTAATTCTCCCACGGTTTATGACTGGTAAGTAAATA encodes the following:
- the LOC111214006 gene encoding dormancy-associated protein homolog 2, coding for MGVLENLWDDVVAGPQPEARGRGHLRRISTGLTSLNNTKEATMVGGSASLPASPTTPATPGSGRKVDVWRSVFHPASNVTTREIGANVFDKPSHPNSPTVYDWLYSSETRSKHR